A genome region from Cervus elaphus chromosome 18, mCerEla1.1, whole genome shotgun sequence includes the following:
- the NDUFA5 gene encoding NADH dehydrogenase [ubiquinone] 1 alpha subcomplex subunit 5 isoform X4, giving the protein MAGLLKKTTGLVGLAVCETPHEEPDVKKLEERLQGGQIEEVILQAENELSLARKMIQWKPWEPLVEEPPASQWKWPI; this is encoded by the exons ATGGCGGGCTTGCTGAAGAAG ACCACTGGCCTGGTGGGATTGGCTGTTTGTGAAACTCCACATGAG GAACCAGATGTTAAAAAACTAGAAGAGCGACTGCAGGGTGGCCAAATAGAAGAGGTGATtcttcag GCCGAAAACGAACTTAGTCTGGCAAGAAAAATGATCCAGTGGAAACCATGGGAGCCTTTAGTGGAAGAGCCTCCAGCCAGCCAATGGAAATGGCCAATATAA
- the NDUFA5 gene encoding NADH dehydrogenase [ubiquinone] 1 alpha subcomplex subunit 5 isoform X1: MESVRGWWPELTTGLVGLAVCETPHERLKILYTKILDVLGHIPKNAAYRKYTEQITNEKLSMVKAEPDVKKLEERLQGGQIEEVILQAENELSLARKMIQWKPWEPLVEEPPASQWKWPI; this comes from the exons ATGGAGTCAGTCCGCGGGTGGTGGCCTGAACTG ACCACTGGCCTGGTGGGATTGGCTGTTTGTGAAACTCCACATGAG AGGCTAAAAATATTGTATACAAAAATTCTTGATGTTCTTGGACACATCCCTAAAAATGCAGCGTATAGAAAGTATACGGAACAGATTACAAATGAGAAGCTGAGTATGGTTAAAGCG GAACCAGATGTTAAAAAACTAGAAGAGCGACTGCAGGGTGGCCAAATAGAAGAGGTGATtcttcag GCCGAAAACGAACTTAGTCTGGCAAGAAAAATGATCCAGTGGAAACCATGGGAGCCTTTAGTGGAAGAGCCTCCAGCCAGCCAATGGAAATGGCCAATATAA
- the NDUFA5 gene encoding NADH dehydrogenase [ubiquinone] 1 alpha subcomplex subunit 5 isoform X2 gives MAGLLKKTTGLVGLAVCETPHERLKILYTKILDVLGHIPKNAAYRKYTEQITNEKLSMVKAEPDVKKLEERLQGGQIEEVILQAENELSLARKMIQWKPWEPLVEEPPASQWKWPI, from the exons ATGGCGGGCTTGCTGAAGAAG ACCACTGGCCTGGTGGGATTGGCTGTTTGTGAAACTCCACATGAG AGGCTAAAAATATTGTATACAAAAATTCTTGATGTTCTTGGACACATCCCTAAAAATGCAGCGTATAGAAAGTATACGGAACAGATTACAAATGAGAAGCTGAGTATGGTTAAAGCG GAACCAGATGTTAAAAAACTAGAAGAGCGACTGCAGGGTGGCCAAATAGAAGAGGTGATtcttcag GCCGAAAACGAACTTAGTCTGGCAAGAAAAATGATCCAGTGGAAACCATGGGAGCCTTTAGTGGAAGAGCCTCCAGCCAGCCAATGGAAATGGCCAATATAA
- the NDUFA5 gene encoding NADH dehydrogenase [ubiquinone] 1 alpha subcomplex subunit 5 isoform X3 translates to MESVRGWWPELTTGLVGLAVCETPHEEPDVKKLEERLQGGQIEEVILQAENELSLARKMIQWKPWEPLVEEPPASQWKWPI, encoded by the exons ATGGAGTCAGTCCGCGGGTGGTGGCCTGAACTG ACCACTGGCCTGGTGGGATTGGCTGTTTGTGAAACTCCACATGAG GAACCAGATGTTAAAAAACTAGAAGAGCGACTGCAGGGTGGCCAAATAGAAGAGGTGATtcttcag GCCGAAAACGAACTTAGTCTGGCAAGAAAAATGATCCAGTGGAAACCATGGGAGCCTTTAGTGGAAGAGCCTCCAGCCAGCCAATGGAAATGGCCAATATAA